Genomic segment of Polycladomyces abyssicola:
GGGATCAGTGATGGCAAACATCAATTCTCCCTCAGCCACCACTTTCCCATTCACTCTTGCGGTTCCCTGCCCTTTGCCGAGCGAGCCGCGCAGTTTCACCATCTCCACTTCCAACTCCAACACGTCACCCGGTTTCACTTGCTCTCTGAACCGGAATTTGTCGATTCCAGTGAAAAATGCCAACTTACCCCGATTCTCCTCCAAGCCGAGTACGGCGACCGCACCCACTTGTGCCAACGCCTCCACAATCAATACACCGGGCATGACCGGATAATCGGGAAAATGCCCTTGAAAAAACGGTTCATTGATGGTGACGTTTTTGATTCCGACGGCACGTTTTCCCTCTTCGACCTCCACGATCCGATCCACCAACAAGAACGGATATCGATGCGGGATGACTTGCTGGATCGCTATGGCGTCCATTTCCATATTTTTCGACTCCTTTCCGAACCAAAACACGAGTTGCTGATCCCATTATAGCGAATCAAACGGGGGATTGCCACGATGCGGCAGGTATGTTCCGCTTTCAGCCGTTTACAATAAGAACAGTCCCCCATTGAGGGGTTCAAATAAAAAGGGCGCCGAAAGCCTTTCGGCGCCTTTTTTCCCTAAGACCTCAGTCCCGAGGAGTGCAGATCACGAGCAATGTACGTTTCGTTTGGAGGATTTGCCCGTGATTCAATTCCGCGCTTCCCGATTCGATGTTCGGTCGGGCTTAGGTCTTGTCGCTCACTTGGGAGCTTGGTTCAACTAAAAACTCCGTTTCCCCTTCACAAGCCACGACCAGCCACTTCTTCCACTGCCCTGGCTACTTCCCGATGCACTTTGGGGTTGAGGGGGTGCGGAACCAGTTCTCCATCCCGAGTGCAGTCGGCGATGGCTTCGGCTGCCACTACCAGCATCTCGTGAGTGATGCGTTTGGCTCCCGCATTCAGTACACCACGGAAAATGCCGGGGAAGCCCAACACGTTGTTGACCGAACGTCCGTCAGCAGCAAAACCGGCCCCAGCTTTAAGCGCATCTTCCGGCTCAATCTCCGGTTTCGGGTTGGACAGCGCAAGGATGACTTGTCCTTCCCGGATCATTTCCGGTTTGATCAACCCAGGTACACCGGTGGTGGAGATGACAATGTCGCACGTTTGCATCAGTTCTTCCAAGCTGTTCAGCGGTTCCCCACCGTATGCCGCGAGTCGCTTCTTGGCATCTTCGTTCAAATCGACACCGTGTACGCGTTGGACACCGTAGGCGAGGAACATCCGGCAAATCGCGAGACCCGCCGCTCCCAGACCAACTTGTCCAACCACTGCTTCCTTTAAATCCACTCCGGCACAACGGCAAGCGGAGATGACAGCCGCCAATGTGACAACCGCGGTACCGTGCTGGTCATCGTGCATGACGGGAATATCCAACTCTTCCTTCAGCCGGTCTTCCACTTCAAAACAATGCGGCGAACCGATATCTTCCAGCAAAATACCGCCGAATCCGGGAGAGATCGTTTTGACCGTCCGTACGATTTCATCCGGATCTTTGGTGTTCAACAGAATCGGTACGCCGCTGATCCCTGCAAACCGGTCAAACAACGCCGCTTTCCCTTCCATAACCGGCATCCCGGCCACGGGACCGATGTCACCGAGCCCCAAAATAGCGGTACCGTCCGTCACGATGGCAACCGTGTTGCCGATACTGGTGTAGATGCGCGCTTTTTCCGGATCTTCCTGGATCACCCGGCACACGTTGGCCACGCCCGGCGTATAGACCTGCCGCAAGTCGGCCAGCGAGCGGATGTCCATTTTACTTTTCATATGGATTTTTCCGCCTTCGTGCGCACGTAGCACGTCGTCGGATACGGTGCGGACCCGGATTCCGCCACCCAGGCTTTGGATCGCGTCGATGACGGCATGCAATTGCTCCTCGTTCTCACAATGCACGGTAATGTCACGCATGGTGGTGAACGGTCCGATCTGCACCGTGACGATGTCTCCGATATCACCGCCCACCGAACCGATAGCGGTTGCTACTCGCCCCAAGTTTCCGGGTTTTGAAGGCGTTTCCACCATAATCGAACGAATGACGTTTCTCTCAGGCAAGAAGGGCACCCCCTGCTTCGTTGACTGAATCCACTACATCAGACGTTGGTTGATCATCTTGAATTGGAATAAATAGATGAGCGTGGTTACAAACGAAAGCGCGATCACGCCCCACAAGAAGGACTGCGCAAACGGCAGCTCGAACATCAACAAAAACAACGCGACATAAAACAAAAACGTGGTCAGTTTCCCTAATGCATTGGCCGGTACGGTTCGTTTCCCGCGAAGATGGAAGAAAGCGGAACCGACGATCATCCCCACGTCGCGAAGGACGATCGCCACACCTGCCCAAATGCTGATGCGCTCCGATATCAACAACGACAAAAACACGGACAGCATCATCAGTTTATCCGCCAACGGGTCCAGCATGATACCCAATTGGGTCACTTGCCGGTGTTTTCTAGCCAAATAACCGTCCACCACGTCCGTCAATCCCGCCAAAAGGATGACCCCGAAAGCCCAATACATCCGATTCGGAAGATCGGAAAAAAAGAGGAATAAGTACAGCGGAATCAACACGAATCGAAAGAGTGTCAACAGGTTGGGCACGTTCACACGGGGTCCCTCCTCACGGCATTCCTACTGTATTATACCCGATTTTCGGCATCCAAAAAGACGGCAAGAAAGATCCCGCGCTACCACATGGGCAGGGCGGGGCTTTGACTCACCCGTAGATCAAATCATACAGATGCTTCCACAAATCCGGGTTGAATACCTCACCTGGAGGTTGATCCCCCATCACACCATAACCGATCATTAAACCGACTGCCAATACGATGACCCACACCAACGGAAGGAATAACAAGGTTTGCTTTACCCACTTGGCTCCTGACCCGCTTTTCTGTGAAATGTCCTTCGGCTCATCCTCAACCTTGTCCGCCGTTGATTGAGACGGCTCCGGGGTCGATGAGGGTGCATCTTGCACCGCTTCCGCCGCAACCGCGATCGGGGCGGTTGTATCAAGGGGCGCTTCATCGTCTTGGCTCCATTTCAGCTTGCCGATCGGTCTTCGAACGGGCTCGTCATCCTCTTCCCATTCGTCCGCCTGATCATCCTGTTCATCGACCTGCGAAGCTTCTTCGATCACCTTCGGATCTACCTGTTGCTGGCTGAGAGAATCCGGGCTTGTATCGCCTTCCTCACTGTCGGATGGTGTCGCTTTCCCTTCTTCGGCGGACGGTTCCTCTTTTTCCGGTTCCTGATCTTCCGTCGGTTCCACTGGTGAAACAACCGGCGAAACGGATTCCGCTTCACCATTCGATTCCGGTTCGGTTTCTACCAGGTCAGAGGATGGGGAGGCAGGATTGATTTCTTTTTCAGTGGGGGTATCCTCGCTCCATTTCCAGTTTCCAAGTTCCGGCTTTCCGGATAAGGTAGGTTGGGCGGAATCAGCTTTCTCCACGTTCGATTGTTCAGATTCGGAAATAACCAGATGAGACGTCGAATGGCTGGTATCGGGCTTTTTTTTATCCTCTTGCATATGCTAATCCTCTCCAAACAACTGTTGGATCGACGTGAAAGCGGCTCGTCCACTTTAATGGGAAACATTGTGAAAATGTACACAAAAAGGCTGTCAACCGCTTTCCATCGTACAAGGGATCTGAAGATGGGTGTTGGGATGCGATCGCCCCCGCCCTTGCCCTGTATCTTTATGTATGGTATGGGGAATGCATCCCGATTGGAACGTTCGGCATGTTCGTTTCAATGGTACACTGCCGCATCTTCGGTTGTTATCCGCTGATCAGGGTACTGTACCGATCAACCATAGACTCACCAAAGGGATCGTCTTCATAGATAGAATATATCGCAATTGTTGTTATAAGTCTACACTTCCTGGCAAGGCGGGAAGGGGAAGGGGGAAGAAATGATCCCTGTGGGAAGATCGCAATTCAATTATCCAAAAATGATTTATGATTGCCAAAAAAGGGATCATCTCTGTGCAGCTCACTCGGCCCGGACAGATCGCATATATGTAATCGTCAACGGGAAACGCGGGTATGAAATGGGCCATCCCAATGGTTAAGTGGTGATACTTACCTTTGTGATATTTTTTCCACGAACGTTTTCCTTCTGCTTATGCTTTCGTTTATATTTGATCTTGGTGGCTTCTCCTCCCCTTAAATGACGGATCGACTTGTGATATTCCAAAATTTCCTTTACTTGACTGGCGAGTTCGGGGTTAATCTCGGGTAGTCGTTCCGTCAGATCTTTGTGTACCGTGCTTTTGGAAACACCGAATTCCTTTGCTATCATGCGAACGGTATTTCTAGTTTCCACAAAGTATCGGCCAATCTTGATAGTGCGCTCCTTGATGTAATCGTGCACTCCCTTCGCCCCCTCTTCAGAATGTCTGCTACATTATATGAGCCGTTTGATCGGTTATTCTCCCCTTACAAGCCGTGACAAGCCATTTTGCGCGGTTTTTGGCGAACCCTAAAAAAAGCCGGAGCTGTTTCGCTCCGGCTTTGTCACGCTTTTTTATTTCAAGTACAGTTCCGGCTGTACAGATTGATTGCCCTTCCGTACCTCAAAATGGAGGTGGACACCGGCTTCTTTCTCAAAGTTATTTCTTCCGGCTTGGGCGATGACATCACCTTGTTTGACCTCTTGACCCACTTTGACGCGGATATCCGTCAAACTTTGGTATACGGTGATCAAACCGTTTTTGTGCTGAATCTCCACTTGCTGACCGACCAACGGATTATGCTCCACTCGAATCACTTTTCCGCTCAATGCGGCGATCACATCGAAACTTTTACCGTCTTTGCGGGCATAGTCGATTCCTGAATGCGGCCAATACGTATTGGCGTATTTCACCAATGCCTTTTCTTTGACTTTGGCGGATGAGGTATCGTCATAGTAGCCCATTTGCGCGTCGGCATCGGCGGTCTTGGCGACCGGTGCCGTCATTTGTTCGGCTTTTTGATCGACCGGCACGGTATTGTGGCTGATTTGCACATCCGTTCCGGGTTTGGTTACCCTGGACTCTTGCGCGTTTTGGTACAACCAAACCACGGTGAGAATGAGTGCGGCAGCTGCGAGGTAGATGGCCGGAAAAGCCCATTTCTTCGCAAACAGGCGTTTCCATCGGATTCCCTGCTTCGCATTGTCCATTTGGATCGGTTTATTTGGTTTTTCTGGTTTCATTTTCCTATCACCTCAGCAACCATTTTGGACACGGGTTTCTCGTTTTATACCTACCTCTCCCGATTTTTTTCATTTTTTCGAATGGGGAAATGCCTGAAAAGACCCGTGTTTATCCCGACTATTTCGTCGGCTGGTTGAGAGTTTTACTTGATAGGAAAGACGAAACATCATGCTTCGATCCGTTCGTTTCTAGGTCCATTTGGGCGTTGTCATCCCTTCAGGACAGAGCATATCGGTCACACCTTTATGGCCAATGTCCAATGGTCACACCACGATAATAATATTGGACGATCTCCACCGCCGACCTACCCTGCTTGGCCAAGAGGTTTGCCCCCCATTGGCTCATCCCGACACCGTGTCCGTAACCTTGGGTGATGAACAGGATGGTACCACCACGAATGCTCCAGGTGAAATCCGTGGACGGCAATCCCAACGCCTCCCGAACCTGACGTCCGGTAAACCATTGGTCCCCGATTCGGATTCTCCTGATGCGATCACTTTTTGTCCGTTCCGCTCCGCTGATCCATTTGGCTCCCGAAAGGGACTGGGCAATCAGTTTCTTTCCGGTAAATGATTCCAAACGATGAACGACCTCGCTCATCGCAATCCGGATTTGCGCCTGGTACTTGGGCGATTGACGATCCCAGGGAGATGGTACGCTACGCAAATAGGGATACGATTGACGGAAATAATCTTCCGCGTTTTCCGTTTGTCCGTTGCTGGTGGAGAAAAAGGCGGCATAGATCGGTTTTCCCCCATATAACAAAATTTTTCCCCGTGTTTCCTGTACCGCCTGGTTGACCCGGTTTGAGTAAGAGGGATATCGGTCTTTCCACTCCATTTTTAACTGCTCGTCCGTCATAAACGCTTGGTGGTCCGGAGAATCGGTTACTTGTGCATCCTCGGCCGCCGCACCGTACGACCGCATATCGGTAAAGTCCCCCTTGGCCAGTCGTTCGGCAATATAGGTACGTGCCGCCATCGCTTGAGCTTTCAGCGCCTCCAAGTGAAAGTCGGCCGGCATCTCCGCCGCTACCACACCCCGAATATAGGATTCAAGCGGGATTGCCACGACACGCCGTTCTTTGGTCAAAAAGACGCGGATCATCGGTTCATGTGCATCATGTGTCAACCGGATGGGTTTTTTCGGATGGGGTGCGGTCGATGCATCAAAATAGGTTACCAATGCGGGGACAGCCAGCATCACTGAGAGAAACACAACCACATAAACCACAAATCCTTTGTGCATAATCCACCTCTCTCTCCCCGATTCTCTCACTGAGGACAACCCTCTCTTACAGCCTATGAATCGCAGGAGGAGATAGTACTTCAGAACCGAAAGTCACTCCCTAAGATCGACGGATACAGGCATCAAGGCATAGGAATAGAAACAAAAAAGGCCGCGAATATCGCGACCTTCCAGATCCATTATGAACTTATGCATATGAGGGCTGCACAGAGGATACGTCTTTCTCCGCGTCCACCTTCACACGTTTGATATCCGCACCCAATGCCTGCAATTTCTCCACCAACTGAACGTAGCCCCTGTCGATATGGTGCAGTTCCGTTACTACCGTCGTGCCTTCTGCAGCCAGTCCAGCCAACACAAGCGCAGCTCCCGCCCGCAGGTCGGTGGCTTTCACTTCAGCACCGGACAGCGGATGGCCCCCTTCGATGAAGGCGGAGCGACCATTGATTTTGATCTTCGCACCCATGCGTTTCATTTCTTCGACGTGCATGAACCGGTTTTCAAATACGGTCTCGGTAACCACGCTGTTCCCGTCCGCCGTCAGCAGCAACGCCATCATCTGCGATTGCATATCAGTCGGGAAGCCCGGATATGGCAGCGTTTTGACGTCCACTGGCTGCAGTTTCCCTTCCGCACGGACATGGACGCCATTCTCCCCTTCCAATACATGGACGCCCATTTCACGAAGCTTGGCAATCAACGGATTGATGTGATCGGGAATTGCTCCCTCCACAAACACTTCGCCACGGGTGATCGCTGCCGCAATCATGTATGTGCCGGCTTCGATCCGATCGGGAATGACGGTATATTCCGTTCCCCGCAGGAAATCCACCCCGTCAATGCGGATCGTCCCGGTACCGGCCCCCCGCACTTGGGCACCCATCGCGTTCAGGAAATTGGCCAGATCAACGATTTCCGGTTCCCGCGCCGCATTTTCGATGATGGTGCGCCCTTCCGCCAGTGCTGCCGCCATCATGATGTTTTCCGTCGCTCCGACACTGGCCACATCGAGATAGATACGTGCCCCCCGCAAACGATCCGGCACGCGTCCCTCGATAAACCCTTGGCCGATTTCAAACTCGGCTCCCATCGCTTCAAACCCTTTGAGATGCTGATCGATCGGACGGCTGCCGATCGCACACCCACCAGGCAACGGAATGCGAGCATGTTTCTTGCGCGCCAACAACGGCCCCATCACCAGGAACGAAGCGCGCATTTTCCGCACCAAATCGTACGGTGCCTGGGTCGTCGTCAACTTTTCCGCCCGGATGCGAACGGATCCTTCGTCCAGCTTCGCTTCCGCGCCCAAGTTTTGGAGCAGTTGGGTGATCGTTTTGACGTCTTCCAGCAGGGGAGTGTCATGGATGACGATTTCTCCCCGCGATGCGAGAATGGAAGCGGCGATGATCGGTAGGACAGCGTTCTTTGCACCGTGAATCTTCACTCTGCCTTTCAACTTCTTGCCGCCACGAACAATGATTTTTTCCAAATGTCTTCCCTCCGCCAAACTAGTATTCTATGGTGATGATCGGAGTCCCCATGGTCACGGCAATACGATGGTGCAGGGGGTCCATACGTGCTGCAACCTGCAGATTCATGAAACCGCCCTGCGTGTTCAATCCATCGGGGAACAAGGGGGAATAACAGGAAACGCTGGTGGTCGGCGCCGTGCGCAGCGCTTCCACCTCCCGCGCGCGCATTCGCTTCATCGCTTGCTGGATCCACTGCTCTTTATTTGACGGTTGCAACTCCTGGTGTCCTTGAATCGAGAAGTGCAACCTGGGCGCGATTCCCTGCTGTTCCAATCGTTTGACGAGACGTTGCCGGGCGCGGAAAAATGCCGCGTCAGGACGTCCCCGACCATTGATGCGAACCGATACGTACGGTTGAATCCACCGCTTAGTAGGCTCATCGTTGATAACGATCAATTCCACCCGTTGGTTTCGCCCCCACCAGCCGGAGGCGGACCAACGCAGACCGTCTCCTTCCTTACGCTGAACCGGCGACAAACCCAAAGCCTGCCGCAATTCATCCGTCCAATCGTCCACTTGGTGTTCTTCCATCACCTGAGCGATTCGCCCGCCATGGTGCAACACGTATCGCTCCGGTTGTGCGCCCATTTCCAAAAACACATGGGTCAGCGTTTGTTCCGGCACCGCTGCCGGAGCCGATGCAACAATGAACGTACTTAGAATAATCAGTGCAAACGTGAGTGTCAACCATTTGGACCGCATATGTATCGCCCCCTCTTTCTCTTTCACCATTGTTCACGAAAGAGAAAGAGGATATACGAGTGAGATCCTGGGTTGACGAAAAATAGACAAACTTTTCGGCCGATTAAAACATCTGACTGATCAGACGAGACCAACCCATATAGTCGATCAAAAAGGATGCCAGCCCGTGTCCCAGCACCACCGACAGCAGGATCATCAACGCATGAGCCTGCACTGATTTGGGTTGGCGCATAAAGACATCCAACCGGAGATTGGTCAGTGCCCACCAGCTGAAAGCGATGCTGACGAGCGAAAGGATGATGTTGACAAGAGCGGTCACGCCTAAGCTTGTCGCCCCATCCACCATGGTATGCACTCCTTTGGTGACAGGTTCACTCTATCATCGTACATCAAAATGGACGCAGAAGCAAAATGAATCCCTGAAAATCTCTTGACAGTCCGGAAATGATTGGATTAGCGGTTGGTTAGTCATAATAGAAAAATGAGATGACGGATTTTGAGGAGTGAACGACAATACATTGATTTCCTACTTTCTCTTCAAATGGGTGCTGTACGCCATCGTGATGGAGATCGCCAATCTCACCTTGAAACAAATGGAAATCGTCCATTGGGGGCACTTGATCGTTTCGGCGGGGGTGATCGCCGGTGTGACCGCATGGCTGGATCACGTCCTGATTCGCCACATGAGCCGGTTCTCATTGGCATTGATCGATCTGTTTGCCATCGCTTTATTGTTGTACGCAATCCAATTTTTGTTCATTTCGTTTTCCCTGGACACCCATTCCTCCTTGGCCGTCGGTCTGGTACTGGCCATTGCCGAATGGTTCTTTCACCGGTATGGGATCCGATGGCGCTGACGCTTGATAAAAGCGATCGGGAATCAGTAGTAACGACGAAAGCCGTTTACCGCCAGTGTTACCGATCGGCAAACGGCTCCTCTGCATCCATTCGATTTTGCTCAGCACCTGTCGTTACTCGATTAGGGCCCCGGAGGTGTCTGCGGAATCGACAGAACTTCCGCCCATTTCAGTTGTCCCAATGCGTGAAGAATCGCATTCGGGAACAACCCCAATCCGACTGTGCCGATCACACCGATTCCGATCACGATCGCCGTTCCGATGGGGATGGCCAGCGGATTCCCCTTCGGTGCCGGACGGAAGTACATCTGTCGGATAAATTCAAAGTAGTAGAAATAGGAAACAACCGTGGTTACCACCATCACTGCAGCAATCCAAAAGTGCTGGGTTGCGATGGCGTTGATCAGGAGGTAGAATTTGCCAAAAAATCCTGCCGTGACTGGAATGCCCGCCAGCGAAAGCACCAACAAGGTCATAGCAAGCGCCACCAGCGGTGATCTTCTATATAGGCCGGCAAAGGCGCTCAGTTCACCGTGTTCGGAATCGCGCTCCACCACCATGATCACCGCAAACACACTGACTGTTATCAGTGAATAGGCGAGCAGATAAAACAGGGTGCTTTCAAAAAGCGCCATCCCCAGTGACGCGAGCGGCACCAGCACATATCCAGCCTGGGCGATACCAGAATACGCCATCAGACGTTTGACATTGGTCTGACGCAATGCGACGGCATTGCCGACGATCATGGATGCACCCGCGATCACCAGCAACAGCGGCGTAATGATCTCCTCCCACACGCGAAGCTGGATCAACTGCAGATAGACCACCAACACAACCCGGGTTACCAAAGCAAAGGCTGCCGTTTTGGACACGGCCGCCAAAAATGCGGTAACTGATGTCGGGGAACCCTGATACACATCGGGCGCCCACATGTGAAACGGTGCAGCGGCGATTTTAAACCCGAATCCCAACATCATCAAAAACAACGACAGCAACACGAACGGTGCGTAACCGGTTTGGTACGCCTCCACGATCCGCTGCTGGACCACAAACAGATTGGTGCTACCCGTCAGGCCGTACACGAATGACATCCCGTACAGGATGAACGCGGATGAGACACCGCCCAGGACAACGTATTTCCAGGCGGCTTCATTGGAGTCCGTCCGCTGTTTTCGGATTCCCGCAAGGATGTAGGAAGAGATGCTCAACAGCTCCAACCCGACAAACAGCGTGACCAAATCGGCCGAGGATGTCATCACTGAGCCACCCAACACAGCCGTGAGCAGCAGGAAGTAATATTCTCCCCGCGCTCCGATCCCTTCCCGATTTTCTCCGGACAGGGACAACACCAGAATCAGAGCCGACCCGCCCAACAACACCAGTTTGAACGATTGGGCCACCGGGTCCGTCCGATATGATCCTTGAAGAAGATCCACCGTCGCTCCTCCGAAGTGAACGACCACGTACATCCCCGCCCCGACGACGGCCAACAGGGCAACCCACCCCAGCCAATCGCGGGAAGTCTCATCCGGTAACAACAGCTCCAGCACGATCAGCAGGGCGGCAGCGGTGACGAGGATCAATTCGGGTGTCATCGCCGACCAGTCGATGTGTGCCAAGGCTTTTTCCATATCCGCTCACCCTCCGATCCTGGTGACAATCATTTGCAGGGTGGCTTGCATCGGCTCACCCAACATCTGCGGATAGACACCGATCGCGATAATCAGGCCGAGCAACACCAACATCGGCACGGTTTCCACCGCCTTTGTGTCAGTCAGCCGCTCCCATCGATCCAGGAAAGGTCCGAACGTGGCAGCCATGACCGCCCGCAACGTATAGGCTGCCGCCAAGATCAAACCCAATGCGCCGAACCCCGCAATGACCGGGTATTGTTTGAACATACCGAGAAACGCCAAAAATTCGCTGACAAAACCGGACATACCGGGCAATCCTAACAACGCCAGTCCTCCGGCCAACAACACACCGGAGAGAACCGGCATCGCCTTGGCCAATCCGCTCATTTCATCGATCATCGTTGTTCCCGTCCGTTCATAGAGCGCAGCGACGATCAAAAACATCAGCGCGGAGATGAAACCGTGAGATACCGCTTGAAACACGGCTCCCTGCAATCCGGAAAAATTAAGTGCAGCGATTCCGAACAGGATGATCCCCATGTGACTGACACTGGAATAGGCCAACACGCGCTTCAAATCGCGCTGAACAAATGCCAGCGCTGCTCCGTAGAGGATGTTGACCAACCCCAGCACCGCCAAAAACGTCGCCATTTGATGCACCAAGGGAGGAAACAGATCCACGCCGAAGCGGATCAACCCGTACGCACCCATTTTCAATAAAACACCGGAGTGAATCATGACCACTGCCGGGGGCGCTTCCACGTGGACACGCAACATCCAGGTGTGAAACGGGAACGCGGGCAGCTTGATGCCGAATGCAATCAAAATGCAGAGGAAAATTCCCCATATCACCTGTTTGACCGGCCCCTGCATCCATTCGGGGTGAGTGAACAACTGCGAGGTTCGCACCAGCAACTGATCCAGATTCAACGTGCCAAACACGAACAAGAGGCCGATAAACGCGAGCAGCATCAATGCCGAACCCAAACCGTTATACAGCAGGAACTGATTGGCGGCGCGTTCTTTTTCCATGTACCCCCAGATACCCACCAGGAAAAAGGTAGCCA
This window contains:
- a CDS encoding DUF1146 family protein → MVDGATSLGVTALVNIILSLVSIAFSWWALTNLRLDVFMRQPKSVQAHALMILLSVVLGHGLASFLIDYMGWSRLISQMF
- a CDS encoding YwmB family TATA-box binding protein, with the translated sequence MRSKWLTLTFALIILSTFIVASAPAAVPEQTLTHVFLEMGAQPERYVLHHGGRIAQVMEEHQVDDWTDELRQALGLSPVQRKEGDGLRWSASGWWGRNQRVELIVINDEPTKRWIQPYVSVRINGRGRPDAAFFRARQRLVKRLEQQGIAPRLHFSIQGHQELQPSNKEQWIQQAMKRMRAREVEALRTAPTTSVSCYSPLFPDGLNTQGGFMNLQVAARMDPLHHRIAVTMGTPIITIEY
- the pgsA gene encoding CDP-diacylglycerol--glycerol-3-phosphate 3-phosphatidyltransferase, whose product is MNVPNLLTLFRFVLIPLYLFLFFSDLPNRMYWAFGVILLAGLTDVVDGYLARKHRQVTQLGIMLDPLADKLMMLSVFLSLLISERISIWAGVAIVLRDVGMIVGSAFFHLRGKRTVPANALGKLTTFLFYVALFLLMFELPFAQSFLWGVIALSFVTTLIYLFQFKMINQRLM
- the murA gene encoding UDP-N-acetylglucosamine 1-carboxyvinyltransferase, which translates into the protein MEKIIVRGGKKLKGRVKIHGAKNAVLPIIAASILASRGEIVIHDTPLLEDVKTITQLLQNLGAEAKLDEGSVRIRAEKLTTTQAPYDLVRKMRASFLVMGPLLARKKHARIPLPGGCAIGSRPIDQHLKGFEAMGAEFEIGQGFIEGRVPDRLRGARIYLDVASVGATENIMMAAALAEGRTIIENAAREPEIVDLANFLNAMGAQVRGAGTGTIRIDGVDFLRGTEYTVIPDRIEAGTYMIAAAITRGEVFVEGAIPDHINPLIAKLREMGVHVLEGENGVHVRAEGKLQPVDVKTLPYPGFPTDMQSQMMALLLTADGNSVVTETVFENRFMHVEEMKRMGAKIKINGRSAFIEGGHPLSGAEVKATDLRAGAALVLAGLAAEGTTVVTELHHIDRGYVQLVEKLQALGADIKRVKVDAEKDVSSVQPSYA
- the spoIIID gene encoding sporulation transcriptional regulator SpoIIID, coding for MHDYIKERTIKIGRYFVETRNTVRMIAKEFGVSKSTVHKDLTERLPEINPELASQVKEILEYHKSIRHLRGGEATKIKYKRKHKQKENVRGKNITKVSITT
- the spoIID gene encoding stage II sporulation protein D, with the translated sequence MHKGFVVYVVVFLSVMLAVPALVTYFDASTAPHPKKPIRLTHDAHEPMIRVFLTKERRVVAIPLESYIRGVVAAEMPADFHLEALKAQAMAARTYIAERLAKGDFTDMRSYGAAAEDAQVTDSPDHQAFMTDEQLKMEWKDRYPSYSNRVNQAVQETRGKILLYGGKPIYAAFFSTSNGQTENAEDYFRQSYPYLRSVPSPWDRQSPKYQAQIRIAMSEVVHRLESFTGKKLIAQSLSGAKWISGAERTKSDRIRRIRIGDQWFTGRQVREALGLPSTDFTWSIRGGTILFITQGYGHGVGMSQWGANLLAKQGRSAVEIVQYYYRGVTIGHWP
- a CDS encoding DNA-directed RNA polymerase subunit beta, translated to MQEDKKKPDTSHSTSHLVISESEQSNVEKADSAQPTLSGKPELGNWKWSEDTPTEKEINPASPSSDLVETEPESNGEAESVSPVVSPVEPTEDQEPEKEEPSAEEGKATPSDSEEGDTSPDSLSQQQVDPKVIEEASQVDEQDDQADEWEEDDEPVRRPIGKLKWSQDDEAPLDTTAPIAVAAEAVQDAPSSTPEPSQSTADKVEDEPKDISQKSGSGAKWVKQTLLFLPLVWVIVLAVGLMIGYGVMGDQPPGEVFNPDLWKHLYDLIYG
- a CDS encoding phage holin family protein, producing MNDNTLISYFLFKWVLYAIVMEIANLTLKQMEIVHWGHLIVSAGVIAGVTAWLDHVLIRHMSRFSLALIDLFAIALLLYAIQFLFISFSLDTHSSLAVGLVLAIAEWFFHRYGIRWR
- a CDS encoding NAD-dependent malic enzyme — encoded protein: MVETPSKPGNLGRVATAIGSVGGDIGDIVTVQIGPFTTMRDITVHCENEEQLHAVIDAIQSLGGGIRVRTVSDDVLRAHEGGKIHMKSKMDIRSLADLRQVYTPGVANVCRVIQEDPEKARIYTSIGNTVAIVTDGTAILGLGDIGPVAGMPVMEGKAALFDRFAGISGVPILLNTKDPDEIVRTVKTISPGFGGILLEDIGSPHCFEVEDRLKEELDIPVMHDDQHGTAVVTLAAVISACRCAGVDLKEAVVGQVGLGAAGLAICRMFLAYGVQRVHGVDLNEDAKKRLAAYGGEPLNSLEELMQTCDIVISTTGVPGLIKPEMIREGQVILALSNPKPEIEPEDALKAGAGFAADGRSVNNVLGFPGIFRGVLNAGAKRITHEMLVVAAEAIADCTRDGELVPHPLNPKVHREVARAVEEVAGRGL
- a CDS encoding M23 family metallopeptidase; protein product: MKPEKPNKPIQMDNAKQGIRWKRLFAKKWAFPAIYLAAAALILTVVWLYQNAQESRVTKPGTDVQISHNTVPVDQKAEQMTAPVAKTADADAQMGYYDDTSSAKVKEKALVKYANTYWPHSGIDYARKDGKSFDVIAALSGKVIRVEHNPLVGQQVEIQHKNGLITVYQSLTDIRVKVGQEVKQGDVIAQAGRNNFEKEAGVHLHFEVRKGNQSVQPELYLK
- the fabZ gene encoding 3-hydroxyacyl-ACP dehydratase FabZ, which encodes MEMDAIAIQQVIPHRYPFLLVDRIVEVEEGKRAVGIKNVTINEPFFQGHFPDYPVMPGVLIVEALAQVGAVAVLGLEENRGKLAFFTGIDKFRFREQVKPGDVLELEVEMVKLRGSLGKGQGTARVNGKVVAEGELMFAITDPR